The nucleotide window AAAATAATCGTTTTGCAGATCCACCAGAATCAGACAATCGCTCATGTTTCCCCCGTTTGTTAGACTCAAACTTCAGATATTTTTCGACACCACAAAATTGGTAAAGTGCTCACCTCGCAGTAACACGGACTGTTCAGCTTCAACTGAGAAGCCATGTTTCTCAAAAAAGCTTTTTGCAGTGATACTGGCTTCGGCAAATAAACGGGAGAGGCCTCTTTTCGCCGCCTCGTGTTCAATGGCCTGCAACAAAGCCGTTCCGACACCATTTCCCTGCCAATCATGGGCGCAGTAAAAACAGTCGATGTGACCGTTTTCCTCCAGCTCGGCAAAACCGATTAATGCACTGTTTTCTTCTGCTACAAAAGGGTTGGTTTGGCTCAGGCGCTCTTTCCATGTGGCGAGATCAATTTGCGAAGGAGCCCAGGCGTCGAGTTGTGCCGGTGAGTAATCTTTGCCGTTCACCTGATGGACGGTTTCATAGAGTAAAGACCAGAGCGCCTGTTCTTCGCCCAAGTTATAGCGGCGTATTTTCATTTTTTAGTCCAATCAACGCTCTCAGGCCGCCAGAGAACACCAAGAGCATGCCCGAGTTTTTCGTGTCCAACAACTTTCCATGCTGACGATGAATGGCTCCAGGCTGGCTAAACAGGGGAGTGTTTCTCTTTTACTCTCGTAGACTCAACAAGACGTCAACCGTAGATTTGCCCCCTTTTATTGCCCAATATTATATATTTTCATCATAAAACACTGCATCTAGCATGGCTGCCCGACCTTTCCACAACCTTAATTGTATGGTATCTTCAGGAGCCTCTTGATTCCACCAAACGGAATCTATTAATCTTTCTATAATTTCATCCCAATACTTCTCAAAAGTAATATTTTTCGAAATTCCGAATTCCTTACAAAGATTTTCTTTATTTTTGTTATCTAAACATAAGAAATAATCAGGTCTTTTCATTGCTAATAAGCGACTAGCTATTGCTACCCCTGCACCACCATCTTGAAAAGCAGATTCAAACATACGTACAAAAGTAAAGTATTCGTTTCGGTTACACGAACCAACTTTGGGTATGCAATCTAATGCTCGGGATATAAATTCATTATTAGTATTGATTTTATTTTGAAATTTCCCCGCACCTTTCATACTTCCAAACCATGCCCACGTGTAACCATTGGGTTGTTCTTCAAAGTGTAGGCCAGCAATTTTTCTCCGATCTTCCTTAACCATTTCACTAAAACTGGAATGATTATCGAATAATGACCTGGCTTCGTTCAGTAAAAGCAGTCGATTGTTGAATGAGTGAAAGGGGTCGATTTGAACAAGTTCGAAGTATTCAGCCCAACTTAAAGAGAATATTCTAGACTGATACATAGAAATTCTTGAACGTGAAGTTCCATATTGACCTTTAAGCTTTTTTATCGTTTTCTGTTTGCTCTTCCATACACTTCGATAATTCTCTATTTCTTCTTCATTTATTGATGAGGCATCATTCCAATATTTCGCAAACTGCTCTATTATTTGATTAAAAAACTCTCTAGCTTCTGTATCTGATGAATTTACATGAAGCATTGCTTCACTATTTATAGAGAATGCCCCTCTTGTAAAATTTGCACTCCCAATCAGGCACTCCCAGTTACTTTCAGAGTTTACAAATAAATATATTTTTGGATGAAAAACACCACCAGTCTTTTTTACAAACCTCGCATTTTCATTTACATAGAACTTTTGAATAAAATCTGGATGAGTTTGGTAAAAGTGAGTACCTACTATTAACTTTGATATCTTATCACTGTTTCTCGATAAAGTTTCAAAAGCATCAGTACCGACAGATGCCCAAGCAGATGCGATGTAATAATTCTCATACTGATTCATCAAGGAAACCAAAGCTCTTTCAATCTTTCGAGAATTAATAAGCAACTTCATATGCTCTTCCTATGTATAACGTTGCTTTCAGCGGAGCAGGCGCGTTAGCGACTGAGTCCGTTGAAAGGCCTTGTTAAATTGCATTTAGCCCCCAATTGCAGAGAGCAAAAATGAACCTATTGATGCAATGCTCCCTGCATGAGGTAGCGCCGACACTAAGGACTTAATTACGGCTTTACTCGGGGAACCTGACTCAAATTGTCCCTGTATAGCATCAACTACTTCAAGAGCATCTTTTCTCTCTTCACTGGCGTTGACTAGTTTCTCGATCTCTTCTCTAAGCAAAACTAGATGATCTGCCACATCCTGATTTACGTTGACGATATTCGTAGAATTATCTGTTGAGTGATTATTTACTCGGGCATTTGGACCGCTTATGTTGTAAGTGATTGACTGTATCGCTTTTTCTGCTTCAGGTATTCCAAGCTTTTGTACCTTCATCTGATAATGAGCGGGAATGCTATGCACCCCTTCGTGGAAACCTGGGTCTATAACCTTGAATGTTTCGGTGCCACCATTGCTCATAATTCTTTGAATAAGATCATTTGGCTCGATTAGCACGTCAGACTGCATTAGGTATATGCCTTTGCTTTGGACGCTAGCTTTCAAACCTTCGACTTCCTGACCATCTGCTTTTATGACTTTTATGTTGTCCGTCATCATTTGTCGAAATGGCACGACATTCTCCTATTGAAATTTAACGCTAGCTATCAGCCGACTCTGCGAAGCGCAGCGGAGCAGGGGTCGGCTGGATAGCCTTGTTAGGGCTATTAACTTTTAAGGTCCCCTGAACCCGATCTAACTCCATTCTTACAATTTCGAGTTTTTCTGGAATGATTCTACGAAGGATGGATTCTTGCTCTTTGCTTACTAACGGTCCTAGCAAAAGCCGCTCAACTGCAACTGGCAATTGAAAGAATTTCTCCTCGGTGACTAATCGATATTCTTGCTCATATGACCACTCTTCACCTTTTCCATTGAAGAGATGCCGCATGTCTTCCTTTGTTTGCACTTTATCGGTGAATACTGATAAAAATGGCGTATACGCAACCTGAATTAGGTCTTCGTGATCTTCCGGTACTTCGACTTCTATAACGACCCCTTTGTGGCCGTCTGCGTAATGAGACCACATAAGGAAGTTTGTTGGATCAGCAGAAAGGGATGACACACGATAGGTGTTTTTGGCTGACTCGATACGTGAAGTCATTATCGACTCTAGCTTGGCACTCTTCTCACCAAGATAAATCTCGTACCTTCCTTCGAGAGGATCATTCAACTCAGACCAGTGAGCGCAGTAGAGCCTTTGATTTACAATTACATCGAGCGTATGCCAAAGATTTGCCAGTGATTTGTACTTGTAAAGCTTCATTTTCCCGGCCCTAACAGTGTTGACAGGTGGAAAATTCTCCATCTATCACACCTATAGGATGGATGGTTTTCTACTTATTGAGATATTTAGGCAAAAACATGGAAACCAATTTTCCTTGTTTTGCGTTTTGAATATTTTCCACCTATCGCCCTATCTCTCGGCAAACATGGAAAAATGGTGCGCCCCGGCCAAAACTTCTTTATTCGTGGCAAGTGCAGCGGCCACGCCGAACACACACACCAGAGACTTAAACCATAATTAATGATCAATCTTTATCCGAAGCGACTGGCAAAGTAAAGAATTCTCTGCGTGAAACCCCTTTGCACTGCGTGCGCTCAACAGCAGCAGATGAATTGTTTGAGGCTGGTTTTGTGCTTTCCATGAAGAATGGTGAAATGTGGTACGCGGACTACAGGCAGGGTTTCAGGGCGTGTTGCCACGAAAGGGATCAAACAGGTATTCAAGGCCATTGATCTTGATCTCGTACACTTCAGCCAGTTGTCGTCCCAGCCGTCCGGCGGGGAAGCCTTCACCGGCCATCCACACCACATAGGGTTCGGGCAGGTCAACCAGGCGGACTCCGGCATATTTGCCGTAGGGCATACGGGCTTCGTAGAGATCAATCAATGCTTGCGGGGAAGGTTTCATGCCCGATGTGATAGCTGATTTTTGTTACCTTGGCAAGCGGCAGTTTTCAGCAAAAAAAATTCCCCCATCCGATTTGGATAGGGGAACATTGCATTGAAGGTTCTCTGTGGAGTGCAAACTCAAACCTGATGGTTGAATTTGCAGGGTACTACTTGCTTGTTGAAATCTTTAGAGCAAGGTCAAGGTCGCCGGGATTCGCCCCGGCAGGCGACATCCTTTTGACTTGCCGCTCAAAAGGATGCAAAAACCGGCTGAACTTCTCCTGAACCTGAATCAACCTACACTAAAACTGTTTCCGTTATGCGTTTCAGATTCGGCTTACCTCCCTTTAGCTCGGCAAATCGTGCAACTCATCATCTTTGACGTAAAACGTTGATAACACACTCTTGTCTCTCTCTATCTCTGGTGTGGTACCGATTAAACGGGCGGGACGGTGCCCGCCCTTCAGTTGTGAGTTATTTAGCACCAAGCCCTTCCGTTCAGCAGCACCGAACGTAGTGAATGTCAACGCGATGATCGTCGGCAACCTGTTTGAGCGTCAGCGAGTTTTGCCGACATCGCGGTGTAAGTGAACGAAGAGAGGGAACCCGATAGGGTGCAATGACGGAAGTCGTTTTTCGGTTCCTTTTGACGACGCAAAAGGAACCCGACGTGTGGGCGCGGAAGCCCACGTCACGTGCGTACCAAGCCACGCACACGGATGAATTCCACAAAGGATCCATCCGTCCCTCAGTATCCTTACTCAGCCAACGGCGTAAAACGAATCGCAAAACTCTGCGGAGTCGGCCACTGACTGTTATCCCCAAGCTCAATGTAGTAAGTCAGCCCCAGGTTAGCCAGATCATCGATCACATCAAAGAGGTACACATCCGGTTGTGCAACCCAGTCAGCCAATACACCGGCAGGGACTTCACTGGCGACACCAACCGGAGCACCGGCTTCGCCATCAACCACTCCGGCATAGTCACGATAGGTGACCCATCGACCGTCACAACTGCCACTGACATAGTCATAAGTGCCTTCACAATTGGCCATCAGCACGTTGTCGGTGGTGACATCGCCGTCGTCATCCCAGAAGATTCCGGTAGGCAGCGCTTCTTCGTTGAGCCATGGGCCGAACAGATCGGAGTAAACCGTGCTGATGCCGTCACTGGCGATGACATCTTCACTGACCTGCATCTCAAATGAGGCGCGTTGGGCAGGATTGAAATAACCCGGCTCTGGGTGGTTTTTATCCGGTGCGCCAAACAAGCCCTGAGAAAACTGAGCCGAGAGATCGCGGTCGCGCACGCTGGAGGCAGCTGTGGTGGTCTGGTAGACAACGCCTTTGCTGGTGCAGAAAGCCAGACCGTCATCGCTGGTGGAGACAACAAACTGACCATTGCCATCGACAAAGCCTAGCTCGATGGTGTAGCCCTGCCAACGCGTTGGTGAGTAGTTGCTGTATTTTTGCAACACGCGATAGATGTTGGTGTCGGCGTCAGCAACATCAAACATCAGCACCAGTGGTTCATTGTCGGTGCTGAACAGCTTGAAGCGTTTGCTCGACTGAAACGGGTCGCTGCATTGCTTGATGGTCTGGTCGTAGGGATTCACCCCGGCGCACATGATGCAATTGCTGCCATCGACATCATCGTCATTGACGATACTCAGGCCGGGTGCGACGGTATCGTCCTCTTTCCAACTGATGCCGCCATAGGTCTGCATGGTGGCACCGCCATTGTAGATATCGCTGTGGTAGGTTTCAAATGCGCTATAAGGTGCGGAATCAACCACGACATCGGTCATATTCCACTGGGTGATGGTGGCCGCCTCGGCCACAGGGGACAACAACAGGCCGGCCATAATCAGGCCGGCGCTCAACAACAAACGGTTCATAACATGCCTCTCTTCGTCAAGAAAGTTACGTCGCAACGCGACGATTAAAAATTAACGGCTCCGGTCAGCAGGGAGCCACAAGGAAGATTGGCGTAGCATCATTTATGCCGACCACTATCCGCATAAACCTTTTATTAATTAATTCAACGACTTTACATTTCTGATACAAAAAAACACCCCGGTTGCGACAGGGGCATAAGCCCTTGTTCCGCAACCGGGGTGCGAATTTTGCCCCGCCTTTTTTCAAAAATTCAGGCCAGCGGCAAACTGATCACCACTTCCAAACCACCGCCAGCGGCATTATGCGCAGTAATGGTGCCGCCATGGCGGCGAATGGCCCGATCGGCAATGGCCAGACCGATGCCTGTTCCACCTGAACGACGCTCACGCGCATCATCTACCCGGTAAAAAGGCTGAAAGATTTTTTCCACCGACGCCTCAGGCACACCAGGACCATGGTCACGAACGATAAGGGACACCCGCTGGTTTTCCGCCGGAGTGACTGCCACCTGCACCACCGTGTCTTCAGCGGTATAGCGCACGGCATTGCGCAAAATATTTTCAATGGCACCGGCGAGCAGTTGTTCCGAGCCTTTGACCACCACTGCGTCAAAGGCGTCAACCTCGACCCGCACCTGACGACTGTGGGCCTCAAAATTGGCGTCGGCCACCAGCTCTGAAATCAGGCTGGCCAGGTCAATCGATTCATCAAGCGACAGCACTGCGGTCTCCAGTTGATTAAGGCTCAACAACTGACCGATCATCTCGTTCAACCGCTCCGCTTCACGTTCTATGCGGTTCAAGGCGGGCTCGGCTTCGTGACCGGAACGCTGTCGGGCCAATTCGAGGGCAACATTGAGCCGCGCCAGTGGCGAACGCAGTTCGTGGGAGATATCACGCTGCAACCGTTGCTGAGATTCAACCTGCTGCTCAATGCGTGCGGCCATGGCGTCAAAATCATTGGCCAGCTCCTTGATCTCACTACGCCCGGAAATGGCATCGCCCACCCGCACCGAAAGATTACCGGTGGCAAACTGCTGGGCAGCATTACGCAGAGTCTGAATCGGCGAGGTCAGCGAGCGCGCCAGCCACCAGCACACCAGCCCGCCCACCAGTAAAAACACGCCGAGAAACAGCAGGGGAACAGGACGGAAATAGCCACGTCTGGGAGGCGGTGTCGGCAGGCGCAACTTAACGAGAAACACGGCGGGACGCTGAAGATGGTCGACAAAAGGCTGGGCAAAATAGACATTTCTGCCACGATGGGTGATGATCAATTTTTTTTCGGCAAAAACCTGACGGGCCAGGGGGGCAAGGTCTTGCTTCATGCGTCGGGGTAACAGGGGGTGGCCATCTTCGTCAAAAATAAACAACTGAGTGCTGCGATCGCGATGACTCTGGACGTAGCGTCTCCAGCCTTCGACACCACCTTGCTGCAAGGCGACACGCGCATCCTGCGCATAGGAGGCAACCGCGCGGTCAGCAAAATTGTGGTCA belongs to Desulfuromonas acetoxidans DSM 684 and includes:
- a CDS encoding GNAT family N-acetyltransferase encodes the protein MKIRRYNLGEEQALWSLLYETVHQVNGKDYSPAQLDAWAPSQIDLATWKERLSQTNPFVAEENSALIGFAELEENGHIDCFYCAHDWQGNGVGTALLQAIEHEAAKRGLSRLFAEASITAKSFFEKHGFSVEAEQSVLLRGEHFTNFVVSKNI
- a CDS encoding phospholipase D family protein, which translates into the protein MKLLINSRKIERALVSLMNQYENYYIASAWASVGTDAFETLSRNSDKISKLIVGTHFYQTHPDFIQKFYVNENARFVKKTGGVFHPKIYLFVNSESNWECLIGSANFTRGAFSINSEAMLHVNSSDTEAREFFNQIIEQFAKYWNDASSINEEEIENYRSVWKSKQKTIKKLKGQYGTSRSRISMYQSRIFSLSWAEYFELVQIDPFHSFNNRLLLLNEARSLFDNHSSFSEMVKEDRRKIAGLHFEEQPNGYTWAWFGSMKGAGKFQNKINTNNEFISRALDCIPKVGSCNRNEYFTFVRMFESAFQDGGAGVAIASRLLAMKRPDYFLCLDNKNKENLCKEFGISKNITFEKYWDEIIERLIDSVWWNQEAPEDTIQLRLWKGRAAMLDAVFYDENI
- a CDS encoding DUF2971 domain-containing protein; translation: MENFPPVNTVRAGKMKLYKYKSLANLWHTLDVIVNQRLYCAHWSELNDPLEGRYEIYLGEKSAKLESIMTSRIESAKNTYRVSSLSADPTNFLMWSHYADGHKGVVIEVEVPEDHEDLIQVAYTPFLSVFTDKVQTKEDMRHLFNGKGEEWSYEQEYRLVTEEKFFQLPVAVERLLLGPLVSKEQESILRRIIPEKLEIVRMELDRVQGTLKVNSPNKAIQPTPAPLRFAESADS
- a CDS encoding DUF3820 family protein; this translates as MKPSPQALIDLYEARMPYGKYAGVRLVDLPEPYVVWMAGEGFPAGRLGRQLAEVYEIKINGLEYLFDPFRGNTP
- a CDS encoding choice-of-anchor F family protein; the protein is MNRLLLSAGLIMAGLLLSPVAEAATITQWNMTDVVVDSAPYSAFETYHSDIYNGGATMQTYGGISWKEDDTVAPGLSIVNDDDVDGSNCIMCAGVNPYDQTIKQCSDPFQSSKRFKLFSTDNEPLVLMFDVADADTNIYRVLQKYSNYSPTRWQGYTIELGFVDGNGQFVVSTSDDGLAFCTSKGVVYQTTTAASSVRDRDLSAQFSQGLFGAPDKNHPEPGYFNPAQRASFEMQVSEDVIASDGISTVYSDLFGPWLNEEALPTGIFWDDDGDVTTDNVLMANCEGTYDYVSGSCDGRWVTYRDYAGVVDGEAGAPVGVASEVPAGVLADWVAQPDVYLFDVIDDLANLGLTYYIELGDNSQWPTPQSFAIRFTPLAE
- a CDS encoding ATP-binding protein, which codes for MDRLYMRIFLSFWLTVTLAGAIMAVLAYVNHPPERAFPDHNFADRAVASYAQDARVALQQGGVEGWRRYVQSHRDRSTQLFIFDEDGHPLLPRRMKQDLAPLARQVFAEKKLIITHRGRNVYFAQPFVDHLQRPAVFLVKLRLPTPPPRRGYFRPVPLLFLGVFLLVGGLVCWWLARSLTSPIQTLRNAAQQFATGNLSVRVGDAISGRSEIKELANDFDAMAARIEQQVESQQRLQRDISHELRSPLARLNVALELARQRSGHEAEPALNRIEREAERLNEMIGQLLSLNQLETAVLSLDESIDLASLISELVADANFEAHSRQVRVEVDAFDAVVVKGSEQLLAGAIENILRNAVRYTAEDTVVQVAVTPAENQRVSLIVRDHGPGVPEASVEKIFQPFYRVDDARERRSGGTGIGLAIADRAIRRHGGTITAHNAAGGGLEVVISLPLA